From one Rhopalosiphum padi isolate XX-2018 chromosome 2, ASM2088224v1, whole genome shotgun sequence genomic stretch:
- the LOC132922245 gene encoding ribonuclease P protein subunit p40-like has translation MIEPELFNFKPPLNKHVYVQKQWDKLLENIDECGLTHSISVVLPDTIFIPNYIENIFTENGHYYLIKNVTLYSLIDPGFITSFVKNGNVYAISLNTRIDAEDCISITNSNLLQMSLIQSSYQNICLPVKDSKITLDLKELKFSSKSYQRIKESFERFQTKFDMLVCWESNNDDVCPSSVASYFNKNGFECQECIPRSTTNRKYNMTIPTGVDDFGLLDTWLSYFSLDINIDDKMSSILPDGKLTKSNSRNVGQVTKIIWTGFFDNQKVKLLLEKFREFQEKEGKIYWMAIHLEPFSNSPYPCTHRTIILNPDEKYFVSYCSKCKKC, from the exons ATGATTGAACCAGAATTGTTTAATTTCAAACCGCCTTTAAATAAACATGTGTATGTACAAAAGCAATGggataaattattagaaaatatagacGAATGTGGACTCACCCATTCt ATTTCAGTCGTTTTGCCAGACACAATATTCATtccaaattatattgaaaatatatttactgaaaATGGTCATTACTACCTGATAAAAAATGTTACCTTATACTCTTTAATAGATCCAGGATTTATCACATCTTTTGTGAAAAACG gcAATGTTTATGCAATATCTCTGAATACTCGCATTGACGCTGAAGACTGTATTTCAATAACAAACAGTAATTTACTACAAATGTCCTTAATTCAATCATCCTATCAGAATATATGTCTACCAGTAAAAGACTCGa aaaTTACATTGGATTTGAAAGAATTAAAATTCAGTAGTAAATCTTATCAGCGTATCAAAGAGAGTTTTGAACGTTTTCAGACCAAGTTTGACATGCTCGTTTGCTGGGAATCCAATA atgatGATGTATGTCCTTCATCCGTAGCTtcatactttaataaaaatggaTTTGAATGTCAAGAATGTATTCCCCGATCAActacaaatagaaaatataacatGACCATCCCAACAGGCGTTGATGATTTTGGACTTTTAGATACTTGGTTATCATATTTTTCCTTAGACATAAATAT cgATGATAAAATGTCCAGTATTTTACCGGATGGAAAGTTAACGAAATCAAATTCTCGCAATGTTGGTCAAGTAACTAAAATTATCTGGACAGGGTTTTTTGATAATCAAAAAGTAAAACTCTTATTAGAAAAGTTcag GGAATTTCAGGAGAAGGAAGGCAAGATATACTGGATGGCGATTCATTTGGAGCCGTTTTCAAACTCACCATATCCTTGCACTCAtcgaacaattatattaaatccagatgagaaatattttgtttcttattgctcaaaatgtaaaaaatgttga